The genome window AATTCCTCGGCGAACAGGTCCAGCACCCGATCGCTTTGCGCCGCGTGCTCGGCCGCCAGTTCCAGGTGATTCGCCGCCGTCAGCAGCGCGTGGATATGCCGCTCGCGCGCCAGGTAGGGGGACTCCGCCGACGGGTTCCACCCGGCGATCGCCAGCAGCTCGCGCTTCAATCCGTCCAGCCCCAGCCCGGTTCTGGCCGACACGGGTAGCCGTTTGGCGCCCGCGGCCTGGGCCTGTCCGACCTGACCGCCTTCGACCAGGTCCATCTTGTTCACGACTTCCAGCACCGGAGTGCGGGGCGGCAGCCGCGAGGTGATGGCGGCGTCGAGTTCGGGGCCCGGGCGCGTGGCGTCGAGCAGGTGCACGATGACGTCGGCCTTGCCGATCTCGGCCCAGGTGCGTTCGATGCCGATGCGCTCGACGGTGTCCTCGGTGTCGCGCAGGCCGGCGGTGTCGACCACGTGCAGGGGCACGCCGTCGATGTCGATCTGCTGCACGACCTTGTCGCGCGTGGTGCCGGCGATGGGGGTGACGATGGCGGCGTCGAAGCCGGCCAGGGCATTGAGCAGGCTGGACTTGCCGACGTTGGGCTGGCCGGCCAGCACGACGTGCAGGCCTTCGCGCAGGATGGCACCCTGGCGGGCCTGCGACAGCAGCCGGGCCAGGTCGGCCTGGATGGCGGCCAGGGTCTCGCGCGCCTGGTATTTCTCCAGGAACTCGATCTCTTCCTCGGGGAAGTCCAGCGTGGCCTCGACCAGCATGCGCAGGTGCACGATGCGGTCGGCCAGGCCGTTGACCTCGGCCGAGAACACGCCCGTCATCGAGGCCGCCGCGCTGCGGGCGGCCGCTTCCGACGACGCGTCGATCAGGTCGGCCACGGCCTCGGCCTGGGCCAGGTCCATGCGGTCGTTCAGGAAGGCACGGCGGGTGAATTCGCCGGGCTCGGCCAGCCGCATGCCCATCTCCATGCCCGCCCGCAGGCAGCGCGCCAGCAGGCGCCGCAGCACCACCGGCCCGCCATGGCCCTGCAATTCCAGCACGTGTTCGCCGGTGTAGGAATGCGGCGCCGGGAAGGATAGCGCGATGCCTTCGTCGATGATCCCGCCGTCGGCATCGCGGAAAGGCAGGTAGTGCGCATGGCGCGGCACCAGCGCGCGGCCCAGCAGCGCCTGCATCAGCCCATCCAGCGGCTGGCGCGCCGACACGCGCACGACGCCGATCCCGCCGCGTCCGGCGGCGGTGGCGATGGCGGCAATCGGATCCTGGTCGGAAATCATGGGCGAAGTTCGGAAAAGGCGGCGAAGCGCATCAGGGCAACCCGGTCCTCGCACTGTAAAACAAAAGGCCGCTCCGGCTACCCGGAACGGCCCTACTGCCAGCCACTCGACCCAGGGCACCGCGGATCCGGCTTTGCCGGTCCGCCAGTGCCGCCCCCTTGAGGGGGAGCGGCCAAAGGCCGCTTGGGGGTGGGCTTTCCTTCCGGTCCACTGATGCCGCCCTGGGGGAGCTTATCTAGTTGCCTGCTTGGTGATGAACCACTGCTGCGCGATCGACAGGCAGTTGTTCACCACCCAGTACAGCACCAGGCCCGCGGGGAAGAAGAACATCATGCCGCCGAACACCAGGGGCATGATCATCATGACCTTGGCCTGCACGGGATCGGGCGGCGTGGGGTTGAGCTTCATCTGCAGGAACATGGTGGCCATCATCAGGGCCGGCAGGATGAACCAGGGATCGGGCGAGGCCAGGTCATGCACCCACAGGATCCAGGGCGCGCTGCGCATTTCCACGCTGGCCAGCAGCACCCAGTACAGCGCGATGAACACCGGCACCTGGACGATCATCGGCAGGCAGCCGCCCACCGGGTTGATCTTCTCGGTGCGGTACAGCTCCATCATCGCCATGTTGAGCTTCTGGCGGTCGTCGCCGAACTTCTCTTTCAGCGCCTGCATGCGCGGGGCGACCTTCTTCATCCGCGCCATGGACTTGTAGCCGGCGGCCGACAGCGGGAAGAACACCGCCTTGATGATCACGGTCAGCGCGACGATGGTCCAGCCCCAGTTGCCCAGCAGCTTGTGCAGCCAGGTCATCAGCAGGAACAGCGGCTTGGCGATGATGGTCAGCCAGCCGTAGTCCACCACCAGGTCCAGGCCCTGGGCCACGGCGGCCATGGCGGACTGGTCCTGCGGGCCGATCCACAGCTTGGCGTCGACGGTGTTGCCGGTTCCGGGGGCCAGCGTGCCGACGGGCTCGATGGCGCGGACCGCGTACAGGTTGTTGCCGACCTTGGACATGTCGTAGGTGCGGGCCACGCCTTCGGGCGGCACCCAGGCCACGGCGAAGTAGTGCTGGATCATGCCCAGCCAGCCGTCGTTGGCCGACTTGTTGAACGAGGCCTTGCCCTTCTCGATGTCCGAGAAGGTGACCTTCTGGAACTTGTTCTCGGCGGTATAGATGGCCGGACCGGTGAAGGTGCTGTAGAAATGGCTTTCGCCGGGCGGCTTGTTGCCGTCGCGGGTCAGCTGGAAGTACAGCGAGGGCGAGACGGGCTCGGCGCCGACGTTGGCCAGGTTGTGGCGCACGTCGATGGCGTACTGGCCCTTGTGCAGCGTGTAGGTCTTGATCAGCTTGACGCCGCCGCTCTCGGCCTCGAACGAGATCTCCAGCTTGTCGCCGGCTAGTTCGCGCGCGGGGGTGGTGACGTGGAAGGGCGTGCGGTGCGTGGGGAACGACGCGCCGTTGGCCGCGCCGACCACGCCGCTCTGCGCCAGGTAGACGCGCTGCGCGGAGTCGTCCAGCAGCACGGTGGGATGCTCGCGGTCTTCGATGTCGGCGTGCTTGAGCAGCTCGGCCTTGACGATCTGCGCGCCCACGGTGTCGAAGGTCAGGCGCAGTACGTCGGTCGTGACGACGATCTTTTCGGCGGGGGCGGCCTGCTGGGCCTGGGGCGCGCTACCGGGAACGGCGTCGGTGCCGGCCGCGGGCGTGGCCGCCGGCGTCGCGGACGGCACGCCGGCCTGGTCGGGCTGGGCCTGGGGCGCCTGCGCGGTCGCCGTCTTGGCGGGGGTGGAGCCGAACATCGAGGGATGTCCGTTGTACTTCTGCCAGCCATCCCACAGGAAAAGCAGGGATAGCGAGAAGATCATCCAGAGGATGGTGCGTTGCATGTCCATGGACGGATAGTTCCAATCGTCGTCGCGGCAAAGTCCGCTAGTGTAGCTGAGGTCCCCCCCTACGCGCTGACGCGCGCCCCGAATGGTGGGCCCCCCAAGCCGCTACGCGGCAGCCCCCCAAGGGGGCCGGGACCCGCCTTGGGGCGGCCCGGCGCCGGGTCCCGTGGGGGCGATGCGGGTGGACCGGCAAAGCCGGATCCACCGCATCCTGGGTCGGGCGCGAGGGATGGCGGGGAGAGTATCGGGGGTCATTGTTGAGGTTCTGTGCTGGTCGACCGGCTTTTACCTTGTCCTGCCGGAGGAACGGGGTCCAGACCTCCTTGGGCGTAGGGGTGGCAGCGGCAGATGCGGCGCAGGCCTAGATAGGTGCCGTGGACGGGGCCGTGGCGGTCGATGGCTTCCATCGTGTAGGCGGAGCAGGTGGGGGTGAAGCGGCAGGACTGGCCGATCCAGGGGCTCAGGAAATACCGGTAGAAACGGATGGGCCATATCAGCAGGCGACGCGGGAGCGTCGAGCCGGTTGGCAGCGCGTTGCTATGGGTTTCCGTCACGATGGGCCCCTGTTGCGGGAAAAGCCCGCTTCGGCCGTCCGGTCTAGCCGGGGCGGTTCGCCTTCGTTGCCCGGGCCAGGTGGGCGTCGATTTCCTGCCTGGCCTGGCGCTTGAGTTCGGTCAGCGAGCACGAAGGGATGCGGGCGTGCAATCTGAAGACATAATCGCCGGCCGGCAGTTCCGCGCGCCGCAGCCGGAAGGCCTCGCGCGCGACGCGTTTGAGGGCGGCGCGGCTGACCGACAGGGGGGCGTAGCGCTTGCCCACCACCAGGCCCAGCCGGGGCTGGGCGGACGGCGCCATGCTCAAAACAAA of Pigmentiphaga sp. H8 contains these proteins:
- the mnmE gene encoding tRNA uridine-5-carboxymethylaminomethyl(34) synthesis GTPase MnmE, producing MSDQDPIAAIATAAGRGGIGVVRVSARQPLDGLMQALLGRALVPRHAHYLPFRDADGGIIDEGIALSFPAPHSYTGEHVLELQGHGGPVVLRRLLARCLRAGMEMGMRLAEPGEFTRRAFLNDRMDLAQAEAVADLIDASSEAAARSAAASMTGVFSAEVNGLADRIVHLRMLVEATLDFPEEEIEFLEKYQARETLAAIQADLARLLSQARQGAILREGLHVVLAGQPNVGKSSLLNALAGFDAAIVTPIAGTTRDKVVQQIDIDGVPLHVVDTAGLRDTEDTVERIGIERTWAEIGKADVIVHLLDATRPGPELDAAITSRLPPRTPVLEVVNKMDLVEGGQVGQAQAAGAKRLPVSARTGLGLDGLKRELLAIAGWNPSAESPYLARERHIHALLTAANHLELAAEHAAQSDRVLDLFAEELRLAHEALTSITGEFSSDDLLGVIFSRFCIGK
- the yidC gene encoding membrane protein insertase YidC — its product is MDMQRTILWMIFSLSLLFLWDGWQKYNGHPSMFGSTPAKTATAQAPQAQPDQAGVPSATPAATPAAGTDAVPGSAPQAQQAAPAEKIVVTTDVLRLTFDTVGAQIVKAELLKHADIEDREHPTVLLDDSAQRVYLAQSGVVGAANGASFPTHRTPFHVTTPARELAGDKLEISFEAESGGVKLIKTYTLHKGQYAIDVRHNLANVGAEPVSPSLYFQLTRDGNKPPGESHFYSTFTGPAIYTAENKFQKVTFSDIEKGKASFNKSANDGWLGMIQHYFAVAWVPPEGVARTYDMSKVGNNLYAVRAIEPVGTLAPGTGNTVDAKLWIGPQDQSAMAAVAQGLDLVVDYGWLTIIAKPLFLLMTWLHKLLGNWGWTIVALTVIIKAVFFPLSAAGYKSMARMKKVAPRMQALKEKFGDDRQKLNMAMMELYRTEKINPVGGCLPMIVQVPVFIALYWVLLASVEMRSAPWILWVHDLASPDPWFILPALMMATMFLQMKLNPTPPDPVQAKVMMIMPLVFGGMMFFFPAGLVLYWVVNNCLSIAQQWFITKQATR
- the yidD gene encoding membrane protein insertion efficiency factor YidD, with protein sequence MPTGSTLPRRLLIWPIRFYRYFLSPWIGQSCRFTPTCSAYTMEAIDRHGPVHGTYLGLRRICRCHPYAQGGLDPVPPAGQGKSRSTSTEPQQ
- a CDS encoding ribonuclease P protein component, translated to MTPRASFPGTARLRSPAEFAPALKGRRLARGALFVLSMAPSAQPRLGLVVGKRYAPLSVSRAALKRVAREAFRLRRAELPAGDYVFRLHARIPSCSLTELKRQARQEIDAHLARATKANRPG